From Rhodamnia argentea isolate NSW1041297 chromosome 10, ASM2092103v1, whole genome shotgun sequence, a single genomic window includes:
- the LOC115733507 gene encoding uncharacterized protein At5g39865 → MGCFVSTSKTPPTNNPELPHLSPFDFAFSPNLSPSPAKARTVSLATPLVHHPPIKKGDTHHLVSLTSTTYGSLLLIDPQNSRLNIQNLSERMHLPPPQTPNKMAEPPTHVEESNDAPSLDSVINTWELMDGLDDFDYDGENLRMSASSISCKPSDYDVHEKKTVDSTNSYEIPAKISGHHEMTVGPLVGFKGHSPPSNGKNSSLGKEDRVVLYFTSLRGIRKTYEDCRAVRMIFRGLRAALDERDISMDSSYRRELQGKLKGKALSLPQVFIRGNHIGGAEEIRQLNENGELARLLEGLDASDLGFICKTCGEARFVPCPSCSGSRKVFDKGDEIFRRCMDCNENGLIHCPGCCS, encoded by the coding sequence ATGGGATGCTTTGTCTCAACATCCAAAACACCCCCCACCAATAACCCAGAACTCCCCCATCTTTCTCCctttgattttgcattttctccgaATTTATCACCATCACCAGCCAAAGCAAGAACTGTTTCTCTTGCAACTCCTCTTGTCCACCACCCGCCAATCAAGAAAGGCGACACCCACCATTTGGTCTCTCTGACGTCTACCACCTATGGTTCCCTCCTCCTCATCGACCCACAGAACTCCAGATTGAACATCCAGAATCTGTCTGAGCGGATGCATTTACCACCTCCTCAGACTCCCAACAAAATGGCTGAGCCACCAACTCATGTGGAAGAGTCGAACGACGCCCCATCACTGGATTCCGTCATCAACACCTGGGAGCTCATGGATGGTCTAGATGACTTTGATTACGATGGTGAGAACTTGAGGATGTCTGCTTCTTCCATTTCTTGCAAGCCTTCAGATTACGATGTCCATGAGAAGAAAACAGTTGACTCCACAAATTCATATGAAATTCCAGCTAAGATCAGTGGCCATCATGAAATGACAGTTGGTCCATTGGTGGGATTCAAGGGTCATTCTCCACCATCCAATGGCAAGAATTCATCATTAGGCAAAGAAGATAGGGTAGTTTTGTACTTCACCAGCTTGAGAGGAATCAGAAAGACTTACGAGGACTGTCGTGCTGTTCGAATGATATTCAGGGGCTTGAGAGCAGCTTTGGATGAGAGGGACATTTCGATGGACTCTTCCTACAGAAGGGAATTGCAAGGCAAGCTCAAAGGCAAGGCACTGAGCCTGCCTCAGGTCTTCATAAGAGGAAACCACATCGGTGGTGCGGAAGAGATCAGGCAGCTCAATGAGAACGGGGAATTGGCAAGGCTTTTGGAGGGACTCGACGCAAGTGATCTCGGGTTCATTTGCAAGACATGCGGGGAAGCAAGGTTCGTGCCCTGCCCCAGTTGTAGTGGGAGCAGGA
- the LOC115729434 gene encoding uncharacterized protein LOC115729434 has translation MAVPWGTTLWVARLVLIALRGWLASCLTVADDVAASLRTGDIGPFHVG, from the coding sequence ATGGCGGTGCCATGGGGTACGACTCTATGGGTGGCGAGGCTGGTGCTGATAGCTCTCAGGGGCTGGCTCGCCTCGTGCCTCACCGTCGCCGACGACGTCGCCGCCTCCCTCCGCACCGGCGACATCGGCCCTTTCCACGTCGGGTGA